Below is a window of Anaerobacillus alkaliphilus DNA.
CGCCTGTATGATGCATACGGATACCTGGAAGTATTTCTATTTGTTCTGTAAAAGTCAATATCTGTTGCTCAATTGGCTTCCAGTTTTGTTCCCAATAGGTATTCCGTGAACGAATATTTGGGTTTTTGCATTCATTCCATTCCACTTCACTTGTATAAATTGTGGCATTTTCAAAAGTAGGGACTAGTTCTTCACCTTTCCATTTTGCGATCCCGCTAGCATGGTCAAAATGCATATGTGTCATTAAGACATAATCAATGTCCTTTGTTGATAGACCTAACTCTACTAGATTCTCTTGAATAAACGATTCTTCTGTAATTCCGTAATTCCGTTTTTGTTTATCTGAAAACTTCCCATTTCCAATGCCCGTTTCAATTAAGATGTTTTTTCCAGCAAACTGTATTAGAATTGGGTCAGTTCGTAATTCAATTTGATTTAACTCATTATGAGGATATTTTTTAGACCACAAAGGTTTAGGTACAACCCCAAACATAGCCCCTCCATCCATATGAGTAACACCACCATTTAACCACGTAAAAGTTACTTCGCCTACTTTTAATTGTTCCACAAATTATTCCCCCTTTAATTCAAGTACCGTTACCTGAATTGCGCTTCACATCGATAAATTCTCATTCCTTTTCTTGAAAACTTTTCTTCATACTCTGTCATGACATTTCCTTCTATATCACTATTATGAAGATCTAAACTAACATTGTTTAAAATCATACCGTATTTTGAAAAACTGTGTAGCGAGTATTCAAAGAGTGCTTGGTTATCAGTCTTAAAATGAATTTCGCCATTTTTCTTCATAATCTGCTCGTACATGCGTAAAAAACCCTCGTGAGTTAAACGTCGCTTTTCATGGCGATTTTTTGGCCAAGGATCAGTAAAGTTAATATACACTCGGTCAACTTCGTCCTCGGCAAAGTAGCTGGTGATATTCGTAACATCTTCATTTAAAAGCTTAAAATTTGGTACTCCAACTTCTTGAATACGTTCTAGAGCTGTAATAATGACACTATCATATTTCTCAACACCAACGTAGTTAATATCTTTATGAAGTTGAGACATACCGGTCAAAAATTGTCCTTTACCAGTACCTACTTCTATATGAATAGGATTGCGATTACCAAAGACTTCGTCATGCCATTTTCCCTTCATTGTATCTGCATGTTGAATAACAATTGTAGGGTGCTGCAACAACTCATCTGTTGCACCTGGTTTATTTCTTAATCTCATGTCTTTTCATCCTCACTTAAAAAAGTAAATTCAATCTCATTTTATAAGGCTGTTTTCGCAAAATTTGTTGCTTTTGTAAAAATCCCAAAAGCCGGATTTTTACACAAATTACTAAGAATTCACCACTAATTTAGTAAGTAATGCTCTTTTCTTACATAATTTATTGGCTGATATCTTCATCTAGGGTATTTTTCCGATAATTTTAGGATAGAAAAGCCACAATGTATACGAAAAGAGCCTTTTATAAAAATCCTGCAAAATGAAAATATAGAGCTTTTGTTTAATTAAAAACTACTACATCCCATTTCAAAGCAATTGTAGGATCATGATCAACAGCAGCTGTTATATAAAGCATTTCAGCAATCTCCCAAACAATCACCTCTTTATAGTCCTCTTCAGGATCACTACCTACATAAGAGGATTGAATTTTTTGGTATAACGGGCTAGATTGATCACGCCTTACTTCTTTTATTGTTATGTCTTGCCACGGATGTTTTTTTACTTGAGCCATTGTGTATTCAAACATCTTTATTTCTTCTAACAACTCTTCCTTTTTCATCAACACATTTGGTAATAATGATTTTGTATCTGCATAGATACCATCAATAATAATATTTGAAAAAATCATATTTCACACCCACTTCTCTTTAGTTCCAAGGGTAAGTTTATCATAAATTACAACAATCTTTAACTATCCGTTAAAAATCGATACAATAGGTTAAGATGATAAAAATAAAACTTAACGTAGGAAGCTCAATTCCATTAGTATCCGACTAGTTTAGCCATCAATTTTTAGTTAGAAGGTGAAAAGTAATGATTAACCAACCCGAACCCGTATATAGTTATACTATCCCCTATTACACTTCTTCACAAGGGGATACAGATGAGGTGTTTGTATCAGAAAAAACCTATGCAAAATATCTTGAAGCCCTAAAAAAAGAGCAGTTATTTATTATTTTTGGAGCACTACATCCGATTTCAAAAGAGTATGGCGATGTAACAACAACTTTAGTAGATAAAGAAAAAACCATCATCATTATTGGGATAACAGACTTAGAGGAATTTACTAGTGAACTTTTGGATATTGCCATTGCTCAGGAGTTAGAAAAGGTATTATTAATGGATAAAGAGCAGTTTATTCGATTCCTTTACAAAGAAGATGTAGAAGATACTATCAAAATATTTGTTGACGACATGCAACAAACATTAGAAGAAATACATATTTCAAAGCGTTTAAAAAAAGAAGGGTATCGAATTTCCGAACGAGAACATTTAG
It encodes the following:
- the trmB gene encoding tRNA (guanosine(46)-N7)-methyltransferase TrmB, which encodes MRLRNKPGATDELLQHPTIVIQHADTMKGKWHDEVFGNRNPIHIEVGTGKGQFLTGMSQLHKDINYVGVEKYDSVIITALERIQEVGVPNFKLLNEDVTNITSYFAEDEVDRVYINFTDPWPKNRHEKRRLTHEGFLRMYEQIMKKNGEIHFKTDNQALFEYSLHSFSKYGMILNNVSLDLHNSDIEGNVMTEYEEKFSRKGMRIYRCEAQFR
- a CDS encoding YtnP family quorum-quenching lactonase, producing the protein MEQLKVGEVTFTWLNGGVTHMDGGAMFGVVPKPLWSKKYPHNELNQIELRTDPILIQFAGKNILIETGIGNGKFSDKQKRNYGITEESFIQENLVELGLSTKDIDYVLMTHMHFDHASGIAKWKGEELVPTFENATIYTSEVEWNECKNPNIRSRNTYWEQNWKPIEQQILTFTEQIEILPGIRMHHTGGHSDGHSIVTIESNGELFIHMADLMPTHAHQNPLWVLAYDDYPISSIAAKEKWAKVGLDREAWYIFYHDAKYRALKWNKNLEVVQEVLREIK